The Scomber japonicus isolate fScoJap1 chromosome 9, fScoJap1.pri, whole genome shotgun sequence genome includes a region encoding these proteins:
- the prr16 gene encoding protein Largen isoform X2 translates to MKVVHDIDTLTCDLQLDGGLEDGLTDSSKTDTLNSSSSSTTTTTTASSLEKMKLFPDDCIFKPPTPIPPVPIITPTVLTVLKKPHPPLPPPRLTPMRAEDHNIKNLPHPTLVLSGNISKANGSLLRNGGVFPLKPNRELFSSTPCFISSDSGIPESGLVPTLPRPMPLLHHEKNKCPKAPSREPRERERVRFSEKVQYHGYCPDCDLQYDVDDTELHLQTELNDLRLSPVHCCSSSSPPPHPPHSLPHELMLENGGLSVSHSFPPKANPPPPCVPPHPTSLKPQKTILRKSTTTTV, encoded by the coding sequence GTTGTTCATGATATTGACACCTTGACTTGTGACCTGCAACTGGACGGAGGACTGGAGGACGGGCTGACAGACAGCTCTAAGACGGACACCCTCAACTCCAGCTCCAgttccaccaccaccaccaccaccgcttCCAGTCTGGAGAAGATGAAGCTCTTCCCCGACGACTGCATCTTCAAACCACCTACGCCCATCCCACCGGTCCCCATCATCACCCCCACAGTCCTGACTGTACTCAAGAAACCCCACCCGCCCTTACCCCCACCCAGACTCACCCCGATGAGAGCCGAGGATCACAACATTAAGAATCTGCCTCACCCAACATTAGTGTTATCAGGGAATATATCCAAGGCTAACGGGTCTCTGTTGAGGAACGGTGGGGTTTTCCCATTGAAACCAAACAGGGAGTTATTCTCCTCCACACCGTGTTTCATCTCTAGTGACAGCGGGATCCCTGAGTCTGGGCTTGTTCCTACATTGCCCAGGCCAATGCCTCTCCTCCATCATGAAAAGAACAAATGCCCCAAGGCCCCCAGCAGGGAGCCCCGTGAGAGGGAGCGTGTTCGTTTCAGTGAGAAGGTCCAGTACCATGGCTACTGCCCGGACTGTGACCTTCAATACGATGTAGACGACACAGAACTACACTTACAGACTGAGCTGAATGACTTAAGGCTCAGCCCTGTGCactgctgctcttcttcctcccctcctcctcatcctcctcattcCCTTCCCCACGAACTGATGTTGGAGAACGGCGGCCTCTCAGTCAGCCACAGTTTCCCGCCGAAAGCAAACCCTCCTCCACCTTGTGTGCCTCCTCATCCGACTTCCCTCAAGCCCCAGAAAACAATCCTACGCAAATCAACCACAACCACAGTTTGA